The following coding sequences lie in one Eleutherodactylus coqui strain aEleCoq1 unplaced genomic scaffold, aEleCoq1.hap1 HAP1_SCAFFOLD_32, whole genome shotgun sequence genomic window:
- the LOC136592635 gene encoding uncharacterized protein, which translates to MRSSGSTQNKLQEIRTSKRIRGYYERGKFLTIAEVQSRLASYEEFPVLALQHVTTHKDAEKILRSKFFKGRKHERPEFNDLSFWSVDVSSDVIEKARHQAYEAMRTVVKAEELETFHEEIKEQFANSAAFDRSASRYGNFKFSFPLSLLLSRYKTQHCKGGEPELRILGTDIYKQEIAHYIVVHSPHTEVFKDLQKVPAMTTGSHDNSVVCWMDETLYWRPESTSSSLLLRVSNNSCTERNDDLQPKSGPIMRPRVPRCVWNHLVVTFHLPNAGKLEIPNRFLLRNLMPCHALQPYLNEDPIQKHQARERIRAFNKNIRTSLDCR; encoded by the exons ATGAGGTCTTCAGGATCTACGCAGAACAAACTTCAGGAAATCAGAACTTCCAAAAGAATTAGAGGATACTACGAAAGAGGAAAGTTCCTCACTATTGCCGAGGTCCAGAGCCGCTTGGCATCTTATGAGG AATTCCCCGTCTTGGCTCTGCAGCACGTTACCACTCATAAAGATGCAGAAAAAATCCTAAGGTCTAAATTCTTCAAGGGAAGAAAACACGAAAGACCTGAATTTAATGACCTTTCCTTCTGGAGTGTGGATGTCTCCTCAGATGTCATTGAGAAGGCTCGACACCAGGCGTATGAGGCCATGAGGACGGTGGTGAAAGCAGAAGAACTGGAGACTTTCCACGAAGAGATAAAGGAACAATTTGCcaactctgcagcatttgataGATCAGCTTCACGTTATGGAAACTTTAAATTCTCCTTTCCCCTCTCTCTTCTGCTGTCTAGATACAAGACACAACATTGTAAGGGTGGAGAACCAGAGCTCAGGATCCTGGGCACTGACATCTACAAACAGGAGATTGCTCATTACATTGTAGTCCACAGTCCTCATACAGAGGTCTTCAAGGATCTCCAGAAGGTTCCCGCCATGACAACCGGATCCCATGATAACTCAGTTGTCTGTTGGATGGATGAAACCTTGTATTGGAGACCAGAGTCCACCTCTAGTTCCTTACTTTTGAGGGTATCTAACAATTCCTGCACAGAGAGAAATGATGACCTGCAGCCAAAATCCGGACCTATTATGCGCCCTCGTGTGCCCCGGTGTGTGTGGAACCACCTGGTGGTGACTTTCCACCTCCCTAATGCTGGGAAGCTTGAGATCCCCAACCGTTTTCTGCTGAGGAACCTGATGCCTTGCCACGCACTGCAACCCTACTTAAATGAAGATCCCATCCAGAAACACCAAGCAAGAGAAAGGATAAGAGCATTTAATAAGAATATTAGAACATCTCTGGATTGTAGGTAA